A region of Phalacrocorax carbo chromosome 9, bPhaCar2.1, whole genome shotgun sequence DNA encodes the following proteins:
- the PSMC1 gene encoding 26S proteasome regulatory subunit 4, with translation MGQSQSGGHGPGGGKKDDKDKKKKYEPPVPTRVGKKKKKTKGPDAASKLPLVTPHTQCRLKLLKLERIKDYLLMEEEFIRNQEQMKPLEEKQEEERSKVDDLRGTPMSVGTLEEIIDDNHAIVSTSVGSEHYVSILSFVDKDLLEPGCSVLLNHKVHAVIGVLMDDTDPLVTVMKVEKAPQETYADIGGLDNQIQEIKESVELPLTHPEYYEEMGIKPPKGVILYGPPGTGKTLLAKAVANQTSATFLRVVGSELIQKYLGDGPKLVRELFRVAEEHAPSIVFIDEIDAIGTKRYDSNSGGEREIQRTMLELLNQLDGFDSRGDVKVIMATNRIETLDPALIRPGRIDRKIEFPLPDEKTKKRIFQIHTSRMTLADDVTLDELIMAKDDLSGADIKAICTEAGLMALRERRMKVTNEDFKKSKENVLYKKQEGTPEGLYL, from the exons ATG GGTCAAAGTCAGAGTGGTGGACATGGTCCTGGTGGTGGCAAGAAGGATGACAAG GAtaagaagaagaaatatgaaCCTCCAGTTCCAACcagagtggggaaaaagaagaagaaaacaaagggacCAGATGCTGCCAGCAAACTCCCCCTGG TGACTCCTCACACACAGTGCAGACTCAAATTGTTGAAATTGGAGAGAATTAAAGATTACCTTTTAATGGAGGAAGAATTTATCAGAAATCAAGAACAGATGAAacctttagaagaaaaacaagag GAAGAAAGATCAAAGGTGGATGATCTGAGGGGAACACCGATGTCCGTGGGCACCTTGGAGGAGATCATTGATGACAACCATGCTATCGTGTCCACGTCAGTAGGATCAGAACACTACGTCAGTATTCTGTCTTTCGTGGACAAGGACCTGCTAGAGCCAGGCTGCTCTGTTTTGCTAAATCATAAG GTTCATGCTGTAATAGGAGTCCTGATGGATGACACGGACCCCTTAGTTACTGTGATGAAAGTGGAGAAAGCTCCTCAAGAAACATATGCTGACATCGGTGGCCTTGACAACCAGATTCAAGAAATCAAG GAGTCTGTGGAGCTTCCTCTCACCCATCCAGAATATTATGAAGAGATGGGTATAAAGCCACCCAAAGGAGTCATTCTGTATGGCCCACCTGGCACAG GTAAAACTTTGCTAGCCAAAGCAGTGGCAAACCAAACTTCAGCAACCTTCCTGAGAGTGGTTGGTTCAGAACTGATACAGAAATACCTGGGCGATGGTCCGAAGCTCGTGCGCGAGCTGTTCCGTGTGGCTGAAGAGCACGCTCCCTCAATCGTCTTCATTGATGAAATTGATGCCATCGGGACAAAGAG GTATGACTCAAATTCAGGTGGTGAGAGAGAGATCCAGCGTACAATGCTGGAGCTGCTGAACCAGCTGGATGGCTTTGACTCTCGGGGGGATGTCAAGGTTATCATGGCTACAAACAGAATAGAAACACTGGACCCAGCCTTAATTAGGCCAG GACGTATCGACAGGAAAATAGAGTTCCCTCTGCCTGATGAAAAGACCAAGAAACGAATCTTTCAGATTCACACAAGCAGGATGACGTTGGCAGATGATGTGACTTTGGATGAGCTCATTATGGCAAAAGACGATCTCAGTGGTGCAGATATTAAG gCAATTTGTACAGAAGCTGGATTGATGGCTTTGAGGGAACGGCGAATGAAAGTAACGAATGAAGACTTCAAGAAGTCTAAAGAGAATGTTCTCTATAAGAAGCAGGAGGGAACCCCCGAGGGACTGTATCTTTAA